From a single Salmo salar unplaced genomic scaffold, Ssal_v3.1, whole genome shotgun sequence genomic region:
- the LOC123732803 gene encoding ephrin-B2a-like, with product MLVVSLSPGCSAAILDSIYWNSSNPKFSPGQGLVLFPQIGDKMDIVCPRARPGMAEKEPEYYRVYLVTREQLRSCSISQSDTPLLNCDKPDRDVKFTFKFQEFSPNLWGLEFLKGKEYYITSTSTSSLQGLDNTDGGVCRAISMKLVLRVGQ from the exons ATGCTGGTTGTCAGCCTGAGTCCGGGCTGCTCCGCCGCCATCCTGGACTCCATCTACTGGAACTCATCAAATCCGAA ATTCTCTCCTGGACAAGGGCTGGTCCTGTTCCCTCAGATAGGGGATAAAATGGACATCGTTTGTCCCCGGGCGAGACCAGGGATGGCGGAGAAGGAACCAGAGTATTACCGCGTGTACCTGGTCACCAGGGAACAACTCCGCAGCTGCAGCATCAGCCAATCAGACACCCCGTTACTCAACTGCGACAAACCAGACCGAGATGTGAAGTTCACCTTCAAATTCCAGGAGTTCAGCCCTAATCTCTGGGGCCTGGAGTTCCTCAAGGGAAAGGAGTACTATATCACCT cgACCTCCACCAGCTCTCTACAGGGCCTGGACAACACtgatggaggagtgtgtagagccATATCCATGAAGCTAGTACTGAGAGTAGGACAGA